The Kluyvera intermedia genome window below encodes:
- a CDS encoding fimbrial protein, whose protein sequence is MMKLFYLLVALVALVAANASAADSTITISGYVRDNGCAVAGESKDFTVDLMDNASKQFSSVGATTPSVPFRIVLSPCGGSVTAVKVGFVGVGNSDNTSLLKLDSGVSAADGMGIQILNGQQTSLPLNAVSSAIPWTTLTPGQTNVLNFYARLMATQVPVTPGHVRATATFTLEFQ, encoded by the coding sequence ATGATGAAACTCTTTTATCTGCTGGTGGCGCTCGTTGCGCTGGTGGCCGCTAATGCCTCGGCGGCGGACAGTACCATCACCATCAGCGGCTACGTCAGGGACAACGGCTGCGCCGTGGCGGGGGAATCGAAAGATTTCACCGTCGACCTGATGGATAACGCCTCGAAGCAGTTCAGCAGCGTAGGGGCGACGACGCCTTCCGTACCGTTTCGTATCGTCCTCTCGCCGTGCGGGGGATCGGTTACGGCGGTGAAGGTCGGCTTTGTCGGTGTCGGTAACAGCGATAACACCAGTCTGTTAAAGCTTGATAGCGGCGTATCAGCGGCGGATGGTATGGGGATCCAGATCCTCAACGGCCAGCAGACCTCGTTGCCGCTGAATGCCGTGTCGTCCGCCATTCCCTGGACCACGTTGACCCCCGGCCAGACTAACGTGCTGAATTTTTATGCCCGCCTGATGGCAACACAGGTTCCGGTTACGCCGGGCCATGTCCGGGCGACGGCAACATTTACCCTTGAATTTCAGTAA
- a CDS encoding fimbrial protein, translating to MKPTCTGWLLAIMLAVLSPVLQAADVTITVNGKVVAKPCTVSTVNAAVELGDLYTFSMITAGSSSAWHTVGLDLSNCPVGTSRVVASFSGTADSTGYYKNQGTAKNIQLELQDDSGNTLNTGSTTTVTVDEASQAAHFPLQVRALSVNGGATQGTIQAVINVTYTYA from the coding sequence ATGAAACCGACCTGCACTGGATGGCTACTGGCGATAATGCTGGCCGTTCTCTCCCCCGTTTTACAGGCCGCAGATGTAACCATTACCGTCAACGGTAAGGTGGTTGCCAAACCCTGTACGGTGTCCACCGTGAATGCGGCGGTGGAGCTGGGCGATCTCTACACCTTCAGCATGATCACTGCCGGATCGTCATCGGCATGGCATACCGTGGGGCTCGATCTGAGTAATTGCCCGGTCGGCACTTCGCGGGTTGTCGCCAGTTTTAGCGGCACGGCTGACAGCACCGGTTATTACAAAAATCAGGGCACCGCTAAAAATATCCAGCTTGAGCTTCAGGATGACAGCGGTAATACCCTTAACACCGGAAGTACCACGACGGTGACGGTAGATGAAGCCTCGCAGGCCGCCCATTTTCCATTGCAGGTCAGAGCCTTGTCGGTGAACGGCGGCGCGACCCAGGGAACCATTCAGGCGGTGATTAACGTCACCTATACCTACGCCTGA
- a CDS encoding fimbrial protein has product MKKVITLLTTLLLMGWSVNVWAFACKTAAGATIPIGGGSANVYVDLAPEVNVGQNLVVDLSTQIFCHNDYPQGMTDYVTLQRGSAYGDILSSFSGAVKYNGLSYPFPTTTETARMIYDSKTNKPWPAALYLTPISSAGGIAITSGTLIAILILRQTNNKNNDDYQFVWNIYANNNVVIPTGGCDVSARNVTVTLPDYPGSIGVPLTVYCAQTQKLAYYLSGTTADSANSIFTNTASASPAQGIGVQMMRNGAVVPANSTVSLGAVGTSAVSLGLTANYARTQGQVTAGNVQSIIGVTFVYQ; this is encoded by the coding sequence ATGAAAAAAGTGATAACTCTGCTAACCACGCTGCTGCTGATGGGCTGGTCGGTCAACGTCTGGGCGTTTGCCTGTAAAACGGCGGCGGGGGCGACCATCCCGATTGGTGGGGGCAGCGCGAATGTGTATGTGGATCTTGCCCCTGAGGTGAATGTTGGCCAAAACCTGGTGGTCGATCTATCGACACAGATTTTTTGCCACAATGACTACCCGCAGGGTATGACCGACTACGTGACCCTTCAACGCGGATCCGCCTATGGCGACATCTTGTCGAGTTTTAGCGGCGCCGTGAAGTACAACGGTTTGAGCTACCCGTTCCCGACGACTACGGAAACGGCGCGAATGATCTACGATTCGAAAACAAATAAGCCTTGGCCTGCCGCACTCTATCTGACGCCCATCAGCTCAGCGGGGGGTATTGCTATTACCTCTGGGACGCTTATTGCCATTTTAATCCTTCGTCAGACCAACAATAAAAACAATGATGACTATCAGTTCGTGTGGAATATCTACGCCAACAATAACGTGGTCATTCCTACCGGTGGCTGCGATGTGTCCGCGCGAAACGTGACGGTGACGCTGCCGGATTATCCCGGCTCGATAGGGGTTCCACTGACGGTCTATTGTGCGCAGACTCAGAAGTTAGCGTATTACCTTTCAGGAACGACGGCGGATTCGGCCAATTCCATCTTCACCAACACCGCCTCAGCCTCACCGGCACAAGGTATCGGTGTACAGATGATGCGTAACGGTGCTGTTGTGCCAGCCAACAGCACGGTGTCGCTGGGGGCTGTGGGAACGTCAGCGGTCAGCCTGGGATTAACGGCGAACTATGCGCGGACGCAGGGGCAGGTGACGGCGGGGAATGTACAGTCGATTATTGGGGTGACGTTTGTTTATCAGTGA